CAAGTTATTATTAATTATCTAGCGAATGAATTCAAATTTAAGGAGGGACTAGATCTTAGAAAAGATCCTATGGCTTTACAACGTTTGAAAGAAGCTTCAGAAAAGGCAAAAATAGAATTATCTTCTTCCAATCAAACAGAAATAAACCTTCCTTATATTACAGCAACTGAATCAGGTCCTAAACACTTAGTGTTAACTCTAATTCGTTCAAAATTTGAACAATTATCAGAAAATCTAATACAACGTTCTATTAATCCTTGTTCTAAAGCATTAAAAGATGCAAGCCTAACAACTGAAGATATAGACGAGGTAATTTTAGTTGGAGGATCAACTCGTATTCCAAAAGTACAAGAAGAAGTAGAAAAATTTTTTGGAAAAAAACCATCTAAAGGAGTAAACCCAGATGAAGTTGTAGCTATTGGAGCTGCTATACAAGGAGGAGTATTAACAGGAGATGTGCAAAATGTATTATTATTAGATGTAACCCCTCTATCTTTAGGAATTGAAACTTTGGGAGGAGTTTTCACTAGACTTATTGAATCTAACACAACAATTCCCACTAAAAAATCTGAAATATTTTCTACAGCATCTGATAATCAATCAGCAGTAACTATACGTGTGGGTCAAGGTGAAAGATCTATGTTTAATGATAATAAAGAAATAGGACGTTTTGATTTAGTAGATATAGCTCCAGCACCTAGAGGTATTCCTCAAATTGAGGTTACTTTTGATATAGATGCTAATGGAATACTTAATGTTTCTGCAAAAGATAAAGGTACAGGAAAAGAACAATCTATACGTATTGAAACCTCTTCTGGTTTAAATCAAGAGGAAATAGAAAAAATGAAAAAAGAGGCAAAAGAAAACGCTCAAAAAGATGAAAAAGTAAAAAAAGAAATAGAAAAATTAAATGCTGCAGACAATCAGATTTTCCAATCTGAAAAACAATTAAAAGATTATAGTAATAAATTATCTGATAATAATAAAAAAAGTATAGAAGATTGTTTAAAAAAATTGAAAGAAGCTCATTCTAAAAAAGATTTTGTTGTCATTGAAGATTATATGAAAAAATTAAACGAAGCTTGGAACAAAGCTTCTCAAGAAATATATAATACAAAAAATACAAATAAGAATAATCAATCAAATAAAAAAGAAAATGAAGAAAAAAGCAGCAAAGGAAATGAAAATATACAAGATGTAGATTATGAAGAAGTAAAATAAAGAATCAATAAAATAAAGGGAGTTATATGGAAGGAATGGTGGAAATTTTAGTGATACCTCCAATGACTTTTTCTCCCTTTTTCACTAAAATTATAGAATATAATGGTAAAAAAATATCTACCCTAGATCCAAACTTAATAAACCCAAATTCATCTCCTTTTTTAACTATAGAGTTTTTTTTTGCATAAAGAATAATACGTCTAGTCAGAAAACCGGCTATTTGACGAAATAATATTTTTTCTCCTTTATTAGTTTTTACAACTGTTGTTGTGTGTTCGTTATATGAAGATGATTTAGGTAACCAAGCTATTACATATTTTCCAGGATGATATTTTACATAAATAATTTTTCCAGAAACAGGAAATCTATTTACATGTACATTAAAAGGAGACATAAAAATAGAAATACATATGCATTTCTTTTTTAAGAATTCATTTTCAAAAACTTTTTGTATTTTCAAGATTTTTCCATCAGCAGGAGAAATAATTATTTCTTTATTTCCATTATCATTAATTTCATTAAATTTTCTTTTCGGATTTCTAAAAAAAAGAATTAGAAAAAGATAAAAAACAATAAAAAAAATTGATATGAAAATACAAATTAATTTGGAAAATAAAAGAAAAGAAAAAATTATTAATAATAATATTATCACTAATGTATATCCTAAAAATGTAATTCCTTCTTTATGAATCATGATTATAAAAATTTTATTTTATAGAAAAATCATGAAAATTGTTATAATATATTTCTATAATATATTAGAAAATATAAATGAAACTGATGACTACAGTGGCTACAATAGGAATTACAAAAATAAAACTATCTAATCTATCTAAAAAGCCACCATGTCCAGGAAAAAAAGTTCCTGAATTTTTTACATAAAAGGATCTTTTAATACTGGACTCTACAAAATCACCAATAGTAGAAAAAATGGGAATGATAAAAGATAAAATAAACCAATATTTATTTCCCCATGTTTTATATAAATAAAATCCTAATACTATACAAAAAAACAACCCCCCAATGGCACCTTCTATTGATTTTTTTGGAGAAATAGATATAGATATTTTTCTTTTTCCCCATTTTTTTCCTATTAAATAGGATAAAGAATCATTTGTCCATATTAAAATAAATACACCTAAAATTAATTTTTTTCCATTGTGTATAGTATATATGTAAGACGCTAAATAAAATGGAAGTATAATATATACTAATCCAAAAATTAGATAACTAGTTTGTATTATTTTTTCTTTATCCGAATTTTTTTCAGAAAATAATTGAATCATAAGAAAAATTATGGAATAGGGAATAAAAAAAATTAAATATGAAATTAATCCTTTTTTTTCTTCTATCATAAAATCTATAAAAATAGAAAATAAAAGAAATAAAGAAGTGATTTTGATTAAAAATTTTTTTGTTTTTAATATTAATAAAAACTCAAATAGACAAAAAAAAGATAATATCATCATTGTCATTCTAAAGATTTTTTCTCCCTTTTCAATAGAAAAAATAATGAAAACAACATAGATTAATCCAGTTAAAAATCTAATTATAAAATTAGAATATTTTTTTTTTTCATTATTATTTTCAAATTTAAAATCAATAAATCTCATAAAGAAGATATGTTACTAACAGTATTTCTTAAGATATCACCTATTTCATCAGAATAAGGTCTTTCTCCAAAGATTTTTTTCAAATCATCTCTAAATATGACTTCTTTTTCTAATAATTTATTAGCCAGTATGTTTAATTTTTTTTCATTATTTTTCAATATATCTTTAGCTCTTTGATATTGTTCTGTTATAATTTTAGATATTTCTTCATCTATAATTTGAGCTGTTTTTTCACTATAAGGTTTAGAAAAAGATAATTCATTTTGTCCTGTAGAATCATAATAAGAAACGTTTCCAACTCTTTCATTCAATCCAAAAATAGCTACCATAGATTGAGCTTGTTTAGTAACTCTTTCTAGATCATTTAGAGCTCCAGTAGAAATACTACTAAAAATAATCTCTTCTGCTGACCTTCCTGCTAATAATGCACATATTTCATCTTTCATTTGTTCTGGAGTTGTTAATTGTCTTTCTTCTGGAAGATACCATGCTGATCCCAAAGATCTTCCTCTTGGAACTATAGTAACCTTTACTAAAGGTGCAGCGTGTTCTAGCAACCAGCTTATTATAGCATGTCCAGCTTCATGATAAGCAATTCGTTTTTTTTCATTTGGTTTTATAATTTTATTCTTTTTTTCTAAACCTCCAATAATACGATCTATTGCATCAAGAAAATCTTGATTTTCTATTTTAGATCTATTTTTTCTTGCAGCAATAAGTGCTGATTCATTACAAACGTTAGCTATATCTGCTCCACTAAATCCTGGAGTTTGTCTTGCTAAAAAATCTGTATCTACGTTATCAGATAATACAAGTTTTTTAAGATGTACACAAAATATTTCTTTTCTTTCATTTAATTCAGGTGGATCTACTAATATAGTACGGTCAAAACGACCAGGACGGAGTAAAGCTTTATCTAAGATATCAGATCTATTGGTGGCAGCTAATACAATTACATTAGTATGAGTTCCAAAACCATCCATTTCTGTTAAAAGTTGATTTAAAGTATTTTCTCTTTCATCATTTGATCCAGCTATGTTACTTTTTCCACGAGCTCTCC
The sequence above is drawn from the Blattabacterium cuenoti genome and encodes:
- the ftsH gene encoding ATP-dependent zinc metalloprotease FtsH, whose translation is MINKKIKSKNNFFWVYAVIFAIFLGIFFFKSSFSNPRKIDQDTFFDILSKGEVQKIVVKHRETVYVYLKKEFFSFNNHNPPRINKNDEYEKRFITQPLQYEFEIGDLQFFQKKFEEYKKKYNLSTIIDFKNQQEYTITKFLFDYGMFFILLIIFWIFLFKRIGSTSGGPGSQIFNIGKSKAKLFDENDNVKITFKDVAGLEGAKEEVQEIVEFLKSPQKYTKLGGKIPKGALLIGPPGTGKTLLAKAVAGEAKVPFFSLSGSDFVEMFVGVGASRVRDLFEKAKDKSPCIIFIDEIDAIGRARGKSNIAGSNDERENTLNQLLTEMDGFGTHTNVIVLAATNRSDILDKALLRPGRFDRTILVDPPELNERKEIFCVHLKKLVLSDNVDTDFLARQTPGFSGADIANVCNESALIAARKNRSKIENQDFLDAIDRIIGGLEKKNKIIKPNEKKRIAYHEAGHAIISWLLEHAAPLVKVTIVPRGRSLGSAWYLPEERQLTTPEQMKDEICALLAGRSAEEIIFSSISTGALNDLERVTKQAQSMVAIFGLNERVGNVSYYDSTGQNELSFSKPYSEKTAQIIDEEISKIITEQYQRAKDILKNNEKKLNILANKLLEKEVIFRDDLKKIFGERPYSDEIGDILRNTVSNISSL
- the dnaK gene encoding molecular chaperone DnaK yields the protein MSKIIGIDLGTTNSCVAVMEINDPVVIPNSEGKRTTPSIVAFVEGGERKIGDPAKRQAVTNPQKTIFSIKRFMGRMYSEVTEELKHIPYKVIKGGNNTPRVDIEKRLYAPQEISAMILQKMKKTAEDYLGEEVDRAVITVPAYFNDAQRQATKEAGEIAGLKVERIINEPTAAALSYGLDKSNQNKKIVVYDLGGGTFDVSILELGDGVFEVLSTNGDTHLGGDDFDQVIINYLANEFKFKEGLDLRKDPMALQRLKEASEKAKIELSSSNQTEINLPYITATESGPKHLVLTLIRSKFEQLSENLIQRSINPCSKALKDASLTTEDIDEVILVGGSTRIPKVQEEVEKFFGKKPSKGVNPDEVVAIGAAIQGGVLTGDVQNVLLLDVTPLSLGIETLGGVFTRLIESNTTIPTKKSEIFSTASDNQSAVTIRVGQGERSMFNDNKEIGRFDLVDIAPAPRGIPQIEVTFDIDANGILNVSAKDKGTGKEQSIRIETSSGLNQEEIEKMKKEAKENAQKDEKVKKEIEKLNAADNQIFQSEKQLKDYSNKLSDNNKKSIEDCLKKLKEAHSKKDFVVIEDYMKKLNEAWNKASQEIYNTKNTNKNNQSNKKENEEKSSKGNENIQDVDYEEVK
- a CDS encoding phosphatidylserine decarboxylase family protein, whose product is MIHKEGITFLGYTLVIILLLIIFSFLLFSKLICIFISIFFIVFYLFLILFFRNPKRKFNEINDNGNKEIIISPADGKILKIQKVFENEFLKKKCICISIFMSPFNVHVNRFPVSGKIIYVKYHPGKYVIAWLPKSSSYNEHTTTVVKTNKGEKILFRQIAGFLTRRIILYAKKNSIVKKGDEFGFIKFGSRVDIFLPLYSIILVKKGEKVIGGITKISTIPSI
- a CDS encoding phosphatidate cytidylyltransferase, with translation MRFIDFKFENNNEKKKYSNFIIRFLTGLIYVVFIIFSIEKGEKIFRMTMMILSFFCLFEFLLILKTKKFLIKITSLFLLFSIFIDFMIEEKKGLISYLIFFIPYSIIFLMIQLFSEKNSDKEKIIQTSYLIFGLVYIILPFYLASYIYTIHNGKKLILGVFILIWTNDSLSYLIGKKWGKRKISISISPKKSIEGAIGGLFFCIVLGFYLYKTWGNKYWFILSFIIPIFSTIGDFVESSIKRSFYVKNSGTFFPGHGGFLDRLDSFIFVIPIVATVVISFIYIF